In one window of Brassica rapa cultivar Chiifu-401-42 chromosome A07, CAAS_Brap_v3.01, whole genome shotgun sequence DNA:
- the LOC103828798 gene encoding CTP synthase, producing the protein MKYVLVTGGVVSGLGKGVTASSIGVLLKACGLRVTSIKIDPYLNTDAGTMSPFEHGEVFVLDDGGEVDLDLGNYERFLDIKLTRDNNITTGKIYQHVIAKERKGDYLGKTVQVVPHITDAIQEWIERVAAIPVDGEDGPADVCVIELGGTIGDIESAPFIEALGQFSYRVGQGNFCLVHVSLVPVLNVVGEQKTKPTQHSVRGLRGLGLIPDILACRSTKALEENVKEKLAQFCHVPLENIFTLYDVPNIWHIPRLLKDQKAHLVISKVLNLASIVKEPSLEEWTSRAELCANLHVPVRIAVVGKYTSLSDAYLSVLKALLHAAVACRKKLVVDWVPACDLEKETEKENPNAYKAAWKLLKGVDGVLVPGGFGDRGVEGKILAAKYARESKIPFLGICLGMQVAVIEFARSVLCLHDADSTEFKPETKHPCIVFMPEGSRTHMGGTMRLGSRKSIFSVKDSKSAKLYGNKTFVDERHRHRYEVNPDMVERLEKAGLSFAAKDETGKRMEIVELPSHPFFIGAQFHPEYKSRPGKASPLFLGLIAASCGELDSVMNPSSAHQHLISNCPKNVFVNGNSKKASNGLADVRHNNGYCNGLYTR; encoded by the exons ATGAAGTACGTGCTTGTAACAGGAGGTGTTGTGAGTGGACTAGGCAAAGGAGTCACAGCAAGTAGTATCGGTGTTCTTCTTAAAGCTTGTGGCCTTCGTGTTACTTCTATCAAAATCG ATCCTTATCTAAACACCGATGCTGGAACCATGTCTCCCTTTGAACACGGTGAAGTGTTTGTCCTGGACGATGGTGGTGAg GTGGATCTTGATCTTGGAAACTACGAGAGGTTCTTAGACATCAAATTAACCAGAGACAATAACATCACTACTGGGAAAATTTACCAG CATGTAATTGCTAAAGAAAGGAAAGGAGATTACTTGGGAAAGACTGTTCAG GTTGTTCCTCATATTACTGATGCAATTCAAGAATGGATAGAGAGAGTTGCTGCTATTCCTGTTGATGGAGAGGATGGTCCTGCTGATGTCTGTGTTATCGAATTAGGAGGAACTATAG GTGATATTGAATCTGCACCTTTTATTGAGGCACTTGGCCAATTCTCTTACCGTGTAG GACAAGGGAATTTCTGTCTTGTCCACGTCAGCCTTGTGCCTGTGCTTAATGTTGTTGGTGAACAG aaaactaaGCCGACACAGCATAGTGTCCGGGGCCTACGAGGCTTGGGCTTGATACCTGATATCTTAGCTTGTCGGAGCACAAAG GCACTTGAAGAGAATGTGAAAGAAAAGCTAGCTCAGTTTTGCCATGTCCCT CTTGAGAATATCTTCACACTATATGATGTTCCCAACATTTGGCACATTCCTCGTTTGCTTAAG GATCAGAAGGCTCACTTGGTTATCTCCAAAGTGCTGAATCTTGCTAG TATTGTTAAAGAACCTTCTCTGGAGGAATGGACTTCCAGAGCCGAACTATGTGCCAACTTACATGTGCCG GTGAGAATCGCTGTTGTGGGGAAATATACCAGCCTCTCTGATGCCTATCTCTCTGTCTTGAAG GCTCTCTTACACGCTGCTGTGGCTTGCCgcaaaaagctcgtagttgattGGGTTCCTGCTTGCGATCTTGAAAAGGAAACTGAGAAAGAG AATCCAAATGCGTATAAAGCTGCTTGGAAGTTGCTGAAG GGTGTAGATGGAGTTCTTGTACCTGGAGGATTTGGTGATAGGGGAGTGGAAGGAAAGATCCTTGCTGCAAAGTATGCTCGAGAAAGCAAAATCCCTTTCCTCGGTATATGTCTTGGGATGCAGGTCGCTGTCATCGAGTTTGCACGATCAGTTCTCTGCTTGCACGACGCAGACAGCACAGAATTCAAACCTGAAACTAAACATCCATGCATCGTATTCATGCCTGAG GGTTCAAGAACTCATATGGGTGGCACTATGCGGTTAGGATCAAGAAAATCCATCTTCAGTGTCAAAGACAGCAAATCCGCCAAACT CTATGGGAACAAAACCTTTGTTGATGAGAGGCATCGCCATAGATACGAGGTGAATCCTGATATGGTTGAACGGCTAGAGAAGGCTGGTCTCTCTTTTGCTGCAAAAGATGAAACTGGCAAACGCATGGAG ATTGTTGAACTTCCAAGTCATCCTTTCTTCATTGGTGCTCAGTTCCATCCAGAGTACAAATCCAGACCCGGGAAAGCTTCTCCTCTCTTCTTAG GACTCATTGCAGCATCTTGTGGTGAGCTAGACTCAGTCATGAATCCATCCTCTGCTCATCAACATCTCATTAGTAACTGTCCAAAAAACGTTTTCGTCAATGGAAACTCAAAGAAAGCTTCCAATGGCTTGGCTGATGTAAGACACAACAACGGATACTGCAACGGCCTCTACACTAGATAG
- the LOC103828799 gene encoding berberine bridge enzyme-like 13, whose protein sequence is MYMKLIKQRAKTPSPNKQQKMAFAEITNANMFLITLLLLSLSSIPLSSSTITQDFVMCLVDNSDASFAMDSSFFTHDLNASSFKQALETSAQNLRYLMPSKPKPEFIFEPLYETHVQAAVVCAKKLRLHLRLRSGGHDYEGLSYVSEMETAFVIVDLSKLRQINVDLESNTAWVHAGASIGEVYYRIQEKSKVHGFPAGLCTSLGIGGHIIGGAYGSMMRKFGLGADNVLDARIVDAKGKILNRAAMGEDVFWAIRGGGGGSFGVILAWKIKLVPVPEIVTVFTVTKTLEQDGTRILYKWQQVADKLDENLFIRAIIQPASKTPKSKERTISVSYQGQFLGDAKRLLQVMQRSFPQLGLTKKDCLETSWIKSVMYIAGFPSTAPPEALLAGKSLFKNYFKAKSDYVEKPIPIEGLEGLWKKLLEEDSPLTIWNPYGGMMAKIPETETPFPRRSGTLFKIQWLTLWQDGKASEAKHMEWMRNMYSYMEKYVSKSPRSAYVNYRDLDLGMNGRGTDAREWGKKYFKGNFERLVKIKAKFDPENFFRHEQSIPTKFK, encoded by the exons ATGTACATGAAACTCATCAAACAAAGAGCTAAAACCCCATCACCaaataaacaacaaaaaatggCCTTTGCGGAAATAACAAACGCAAACATGTTTCTCATAACGCTACTTCTCCTATCTCTTTCTTCCATCCCATTGTCTTCTTCCACCATCACGCAAGACTTCGTGATGTGTCTGGTCGATAACTCCGACGCTTCTTTTGCGATGGACTCTTCGTTCTTCACTCATGACCTAAATGCCTCTTCCTTCAAACAAGCTTTAGAGACGTCGGCTCAGAACCTCCGTTACTTGATGCCGTCAAAACCGAAGCCAGAATTTATTTTTGAGCCGCTTTACGAAACGCACGTTCAAGCCGCCGTTGTTTGCGCCAAGAAGCTACGACTTCATTTGCGGTTAAGAAGCGGCGGTCATGACTACGAAGGCCTTTCTTACGTCTCAGAGATGGAAACGGCGTTTGTGATCGTTGATTTATCGAAGCTTAGACAAATCAATGTCGATTTAGAAAGTAACACCGCGTGGGTACACGCAGGTGCTTCCATTGGAGAGGTTTATTACAG GATCCAAGAGAAAAGCAAAGTCCATGGTTTTCCGGCGGGTTTATGCACCAGCCTAGGCATCGGCGGCCACATAATCGGCGGAGCCTACGGTTCAATGATGCGTAAGTTCGGACTCGGTGCCGACAACGTCCTCGACGCCAGAATAGTTGACGCGAAGGGCAAAATCCTGAACCGCGCTGCGATGGGAGAAGACGTTTTCTGGGCCATTCGCGGCGGTGGTGGAGGAAGCTTCGGCGTTATCCTTGCCTGGAAAATAAAGCTCGTTCCCGTGCCCGAGATAGTGACGGTGTTCACCGTTACGAAGACGCTTGAGCAAGACGGAACTAGGATCTTGTACAAGTGGCAACAAGTCGCAGATAAGCTCGATGAAAATCTCTTTATCCGGGCGATTATTCAGCCGGCGAGCAAAACTCCTAAGAGCAAAGAGAGAACTATCTCGGTTTCGTACCAAGGACAGTTTCTTGGTGACGCTAAGAGGCTGTTGCAG GTGATGCAGAGGAGTTTCCCACAGCTGGGACTAACaaagaaagattgtttagagaCAAGCTGGATCAAATCAGTAATGTACATTGCTGGTTTTCCTAGCACCGCGCCACCGGAAGCTCTACTTGCTGGAAAATCGTTGTTCAAAAATTACTTCAAAGCCAAGTCAGACTATGTGGAAAAGCCAATTCCAATAGAAGGACTAGAAGGGCTATGGAAAAAGCTTCTAGAAGAGGATTCACCATTGACCATATGGAATCCTTATGGAGGAATGATGGCGAAAATCCCTGAGACAGAGACACCTTTCCCACGTAGGAGTGGGACATTGTTCAAGATCCAGTGGCTGACTTTGTGGCAAGACGGGAAAGCTAGCGAGGCGAAGCATATGGAGTGGATGAGGAATATGTATAGTTACATGGAGAAGTATGTGTCAAAAAGCCCAAGATCCGCCTATGTGAACTATAGAGATCTTGATTTAGGGATGAATGGTAGAGGGACTGATGCAAGAGAATGGGGGAAGAAATACTTCAAGGGAAACTTTGAGAGGTTGGTGAAGATTAAAGCTAAGTTTGATCCTGAGAATTTCTTCAGACATGAACAAAGTATTCCTACAAAATTTAAGTGA